A genome region from Hevea brasiliensis isolate MT/VB/25A 57/8 chromosome 9, ASM3005281v1, whole genome shotgun sequence includes the following:
- the LOC110653432 gene encoding uncharacterized protein LOC110653432, translating into MGILPHRVQEEVCQQCVPGREEKRIHQSEAEPTISGREEDDVVQEIGSEKQRGIIHSSGTSASKRAKILPPQSNRGPIDAYFSLKPIVMRKNVRQTTIDENSPAKKELRERACVAIARWMYDVGIAFNAMNYDSFGEMIRAIGNYGREMKPPSYYEIRVRLLNKEAQSTNKLLQSHKEEWVNYGCSLLCDGWTDRKGRTLINFLVNSSKGSVFINSVDASDESKTAALLTSLIEKEIMEIGPEKVVQVVANNASNNVALGRILEANFPHLYWTPCAAHCIELMLEDIFKIKVFKETFRKAVELIGFIYGSLVVLNTLRSFTKGVELLRPGQTRFATAFITLRSIHLQKANIRKMFTSENWTTSKWAKELKGKKYERTVLSPAFWNHVVYALKVSGPLIRVLRLVDNEKKKKTAMGYIYEAMDRAKETIANSFNGIYIGPRWVYRSGYTTLVLLFLENSSTLYLAETYTGLHSLHGSDYMTCVLLLLLWLFWLSSSTNQWKTYGSSTLNLQNFATKVLSLTCSASGCERNWSVFEQLHIKKRNRLFQERLDKLVYVKYNRELLRRYTFGDITMPIDLANIDKSNEWLLRELEKGDGDDDDDDTLVFMNDVLTWGVGRAVRVSKSRYGSRSVGASSSQVIDDDEEEEEFVMEAIENEDYFGNLDDE; encoded by the exons GAAGAGGATGATGTAGTGCAAGAAATTGGTAGTGAAAAACAAAGGGGAATAATTCATAGTAGTGGTACTAGTGCTTCAAAAAGAGCAAAAATTCTACCACCACAAAGCAATAGAGGGCCTATTGATGCTTATTTTTCTCTAAAACCgattgttatgagaaaaaatgTGAGGCAAACTACTATTGATGAAAATAGTCCAGCTAAGAAGGAGTTAAGGGAGCGTGCGTGTGTTGCCATAGCACGATGGATGTATGATGTAGGAATAGCTTTTAATGCTATGAATTATGATAGCTTTGGAGAAATGATTCGAGCAATAGGAAATTATGGAAGGGAAATGAAACCTccaagttattatgagattagAGTTAGGTTACTTAATAAGGAAGCACAGTCCACAAATAAACTTCTTCAGTCTCATAAAGAAGAATGGGTAAATTATGGATGTTCATTGTTATGTGACGGATGGACAGATAGAAAAGGGAGAACCTTGATTAATTTCTTAGTTAATAGCTCAAAAGGAAGCGTGTTTATTAATTCAGTGGATGCTAGTGATGAATCAAAGACAGCAGCGTTGCTGACTAGTTTGATTGagaaagaaataatggaaattggtCCTGAAAAAGTGGTTCAAGTTGTTGCAAATAATGCATCAAATAATGTTGCATTAG GAAGAATATTGGAAGCAAATTTTCCTCATCTATATTGGACTCCATGTGCAGCCCATTGTATAGAATTGATGTTGGAAGATATTTTTAAGATAAAGGTTTTCAAAGAAACATTCCGCAAAGCTGTTGAGCTTATTGGTTTCATATACGGCTCTTTGGTAGTTTTGAATACGTTGCGGAGTTTTACTAAAGGAGTAGAATTGCTAAGGCCAGGGCAAACTAGATTTGCTACTGCTTTCATTACATTGAGAAGCATTCATCTGCAAAAGGCTAACATTAGAAAAATGTTTACTTCAGAGAACTGGACAACTAGTAAATGGGCTAAAGAGTTGAAAGGCAAAAAGTATGAAAGAACTGTTTTGAGTCCTGCCTTCTGGAATCATGTTGTATACGCTCTTAAGGTTTCTGGTCCTCTTATTCGTGTGCTTCGATTGgttgataatgaaaaaaaaaaaaaaacagccaTGGGATATATTTATGAAGCTATGGATAGAGCTAAAGAAACTATTGCCAACTCATTCAATG GAATTTACATAGGTCCACGCTGGGTATACAGGTCTGGTTACACAACCCTTGTACTTCTGTTTTTGGAGAATTCTTCAACCTTGTacctggcagagacttacacgggtctccatagCTTACACGGGTCTGATTACATGACTTGTGTACTTTTGCTTCTTCTTTGGCTCTTCTGGCTTTCTTCTAGCA CTAATCAGTGGAAAACATATGGTTCATCAACTCTAAACCTACAAAACTTTGCTACAAAGGTTCTGAGTCTCACATGTAGTGCAAGTGGTTGTGAGAGAAATTGGAGTGTATTTGAGCAG CTTCATATTAAGAAAAGAAATCGGCTATTTCAAGAACGCTTGGACAAATTGGTTTATGTAAAGTACAATAGAGAGTTACTACGCCGATACACCTTTGGGGATATCACCATGCCAATTGATTTGGCAAATATTGATAAAAGTAATGAGTGGTTGCTTCGTGAATTAGAAAAGGGAGAtggggatgatgatgatgatgatacccTTGTTTTCATGAATGATGTGTTGACCTGGGGTGTTGGTAGAGCAGTTAGAGTTTCTAAATCTCGTTATGGATCGAGATCAGTT GGTGCATCCTCTTCACAAGTTAttgatgatgatgaagaggagGAAGAATTTGTGATGGAAGCTATTGAAAATGAAGATTATTTTGGAAATCTTGATGATGAGTAG